TGCATGAGCCTGACCGGCGCATCGACACCTTTGGCACGACCCAGTTTGAGTTCCAGCTCGTGTCCGAGCTGATGGACAGCGTCAATACGTCGCGGATTCGACAAGGGAAGATCACGGCTGAGAAGCCAATGATTTTGCGCCCGGATCCCGCTGCGACGGCGGATTTTGATTTTGACGGGTTTGGCCCCCAAGGCGCTGCGTTTGGCGAGTTTTTGAAAGAAAACCTGCATCGCCTGGCCATTCTGAAATATGGCTTCAGATTTAAAATGGACGATATGACTGAAGATGTCGTCCATGAACCGATGGAAGCGGTTTGCGGCAAATTGATGGAGGATATTCGGATTTCTGGTAATCCCATGCGGGCAGTGATTGCTGGCGTGGACGATGCCTGGGAGATCTGCCTCTTGAAATTCACGGTGGAAATGATCGAGAAGTCCCAGAAGATTAACCTTTTCGACTTTAAGCGGCGCGGTCTTCTCGACTGATCGCCGCCCCCCACCTATGGCCAAGGCGCAACTCAAAGTATTGCTCTTTCTCATCGTCCTGGGAATCACCCTGGGTAGCATGGCGGCGGCCTACTATATTTATGACAAGATCTTAAAGCCGGATCGTCGGATCCGTGACGAAATCGCCACGATCAAAAAGAGCGATTTACCGCGTATCGATCCTGGGGCCAAGCGTTTCGATGCGGCAGTCGATTTGATTCGTGAAGGCAAAATTGAGGCGGGGCGGGATGGTTTGTTTAAGTTGATCCAGCAGTTCCCGGATTCGCCGACTTGTGTCGAAGCGAAGCGCATCATCGGTGATATTAACATGGATCAGCTTTTTTCAGCGGAGTCCAAGGCCGGGAAAAAGGATTATATCGTGCAGCCAGGAGACTCTCTGGCCTTGATCGCAACCAAGCAGGGGACGACCATTGACATGCTGATCCGTCTGAACGGCCTTATGGGCACCGTGCTTCAGCCGGGCGATCACCTCACCATTCTACCGCTGAATTTCAGCATTAAGGTGGACGTCTCCGATAAAACGGTGGCCCTCTTTCGTAAAGCGGGGGAAAAGGAGTTCTTTTTTAAGGAGTATAAAGCCCTCGACATCCGTCTGCCCTCCGCAGTGCGAATTCCTGCGGACATGGAGATTAAAGGAAAATCCGCTGTCGCTGATGGAAAACCTGTGTTGTCCACGGATCCGCGTTATTCAGAAGCTGAAAAGTGGTTGCCCGCCAGCCGCACCGGGGTGGTTTTACGCACTCTTCCGGTGGTCAAGGCACCCTCTGTGCCATCCCCTACACCAGGACACCCTGCATCTGCAGTGCCTGAGCTGGAGGTCGCGCCTGAATCTGGAGTCTTCCTCGCCCGCGAGGACCTGGAGGAAATGTTTGCTCTGGTGTATAACGGCTCCAAGCTTTATTTCGTCCGTTAATCTTATCCTTGTCTCATGAAACACGTCCTGGAATTCGAAAAGCCTGTCATCAAACTCCGCGAAGAGATTGAGGAGGCCAAAAAGAAGCTCGCCACCAAACCGAGCGATAAACTGGCTGCTCAGATCGCCGACATGGAAAAGAAAGCGGAATCCATGCTGCGGGATATTCACAACAACCTCAACCCCTGGCAGCGCGTGCAAATCTCTCGTCACACGAATCGTCCCTTTATGCTGGACTATGTGAAGCATTGCTGTGAAGACTTTACCGAATTGCACGGGGATCGCCACATTGGTGACGACCACGCCATGCCTGCGGG
The sequence above is drawn from the Prosthecobacter debontii genome and encodes:
- a CDS encoding LysM peptidoglycan-binding domain-containing protein, which translates into the protein MAKAQLKVLLFLIVLGITLGSMAAAYYIYDKILKPDRRIRDEIATIKKSDLPRIDPGAKRFDAAVDLIREGKIEAGRDGLFKLIQQFPDSPTCVEAKRIIGDINMDQLFSAESKAGKKDYIVQPGDSLALIATKQGTTIDMLIRLNGLMGTVLQPGDHLTILPLNFSIKVDVSDKTVALFRKAGEKEFFFKEYKALDIRLPSAVRIPADMEIKGKSAVADGKPVLSTDPRYSEAEKWLPASRTGVVLRTLPVVKAPSVPSPTPGHPASAVPELEVAPESGVFLAREDLEEMFALVYNGSKLYFVR